The Athene noctua chromosome 23, bAthNoc1.hap1.1, whole genome shotgun sequence genome window below encodes:
- the SNRPC gene encoding U1 small nuclear ribonucleoprotein C isoform X2 yields the protein MPKFYCDYCDTYLTHDSPSVRKTHCSGRKHKENVKDYYQKWMEEQAQSLIDKTTAAFQQGKIPPTPFSAPPPAGAMIPPPPSIPGPPRPGMMPAPHMGGPPMMPMMGPPPPGMMPVGPAPGMRPPMGGHMPMMPGPPMMRPPSRPMMVPTRPGMTRPDR from the exons ATGCCCAA GTTTTACTGTGATTACTGTGACACGTACCTCACCCATGACTCG CCCTCCGTGAGAAAAACCCACTGCAGTGGCCGAAAACACAAAGAGAATGTGAAAGACTACTATCAAAAATGGATGGAGGAACAAGCTCAGAGCCTGATTGACAAAACAA CGGCTGCATTTCAGCAAGGAAAAATCCCACCTACACCGTTCTCGGCACCGCCTCCAGCAGGAGCCATGATACCACCTCCTCCCAGCATCC CTGGCCCCCCACGGCCTGGCATGATGCCAGCCCCCCATATGGGCGGACCCCCAATGATGCCAATGATGGGCCCACCCCCGCCAGGAATGATGCCGGTTGGACCCG CCCCAGGGATGAGGCCCCCGATGGGAGGACACATGCCGATGATGCCAGGGCCCCCCATGATGAGACCACCCTCCAGACCCATGATGGTGCCAACCCGGCCGGGAATGACCCGTCCAGACAGATAA
- the SNRPC gene encoding U1 small nuclear ribonucleoprotein C isoform X1, which produces MPKFYCDYCDTYLTHDSPSVRKTHCSGRKHKENVKDYYQKWMEEQAQSLIDKTIAAAFQQGKIPPTPFSAPPPAGAMIPPPPSIPGPPRPGMMPAPHMGGPPMMPMMGPPPPGMMPVGPAPGMRPPMGGHMPMMPGPPMMRPPSRPMMVPTRPGMTRPDR; this is translated from the exons ATGCCCAA GTTTTACTGTGATTACTGTGACACGTACCTCACCCATGACTCG CCCTCCGTGAGAAAAACCCACTGCAGTGGCCGAAAACACAAAGAGAATGTGAAAGACTACTATCAAAAATGGATGGAGGAACAAGCTCAGAGCCTGATTGACAAAACAA TAGCGGCTGCATTTCAGCAAGGAAAAATCCCACCTACACCGTTCTCGGCACCGCCTCCAGCAGGAGCCATGATACCACCTCCTCCCAGCATCC CTGGCCCCCCACGGCCTGGCATGATGCCAGCCCCCCATATGGGCGGACCCCCAATGATGCCAATGATGGGCCCACCCCCGCCAGGAATGATGCCGGTTGGACCCG CCCCAGGGATGAGGCCCCCGATGGGAGGACACATGCCGATGATGCCAGGGCCCCCCATGATGAGACCACCCTCCAGACCCATGATGGTGCCAACCCGGCCGGGAATGACCCGTCCAGACAGATAA
- the ILRUN gene encoding protein ILRUN isoform X2, which produces MEGMDVDLDAELMQKFSCLGTTDKDVLIGEFQRLLGFQLSPAGCAFFLDMTNWNLQAAIGAYYDFESPNINVPSMSFVEDVTIGEGESIPPDTQFTKTWRIQNTDVIWVILSVEVGGLLGVTQQLSSFETEFNTQPHRKVEGNFNPFASPQKNRQPDENNLKDPGGSELGTISKNTWGPAPDQIEQDQNGLSQNSVNLSPSSHSNNLSVVTYSKGFHGPYPFGQS; this is translated from the exons ATGGAGGGCATGGACGTGGATCTGGACGCGGAGCTGATGCAGAAGTTCAGCTGCTTGGGCACCACCGACAAGGACGTGCTGATCGGCGAGTTCCAGCGGCTCCTCGGCTTCCAGCTCAGCCCCGCCGGCTGCGCCTTCTTCCTCGACATGACCAACTG GAATCTACAAGCCGCCATTGGAGCCTACTATGATTTCGAGAGTCCAAATATCAATGTACCCTCCATGTCCTTTGTTGAAGATGTCACCATAGGTGAAGGAGAGTCCATCCCTCCTGATACCCAGTTTACAAAAACATGGAGGATACAAAACACAG ATGTCATCTGGGTGATCCTCAGCGTGGAAGTTGGAGGACTTCTAGGTGTAACACAGCAGCTGTCATCCTTTGAAACAGAGTTCAACACGCAACCACATCGCAAGGTAGAAGGAAACTTTAACCCGTTCGCCTCTCCACAGAAGAACAGGCAACCAGATGAAAACAACCTAAAAGACCCTGGGGGTTCCGAGCTAGGCACAATCAGCAAAAACACATGGGGGCCTGCTCCTGACCAAATCGAACAAGATCAGAATGGACTGTCACAAAACTCTGTAAATCTCTCCCCCAGCAGTCACTCGAACAACTTGTCGGTAGTGACATACAGTAAG
- the ILRUN gene encoding protein ILRUN isoform X1, protein MEGMDVDLDAELMQKFSCLGTTDKDVLIGEFQRLLGFQLSPAGCAFFLDMTNWNLQAAIGAYYDFESPNINVPSMSFVEDVTIGEGESIPPDTQFTKTWRIQNTGTEAWPPGVCLKYVGGDQFGHVNMVMVRSLEPQEIADVSVQMCSPSTAGMYQGQWRMCTATGLYYGDVIWVILSVEVGGLLGVTQQLSSFETEFNTQPHRKVEGNFNPFASPQKNRQPDENNLKDPGGSELGTISKNTWGPAPDQIEQDQNGLSQNSVNLSPSSHSNNLSVVTYSKGFHGPYPFGQS, encoded by the exons ATGGAGGGCATGGACGTGGATCTGGACGCGGAGCTGATGCAGAAGTTCAGCTGCTTGGGCACCACCGACAAGGACGTGCTGATCGGCGAGTTCCAGCGGCTCCTCGGCTTCCAGCTCAGCCCCGCCGGCTGCGCCTTCTTCCTCGACATGACCAACTG GAATCTACAAGCCGCCATTGGAGCCTACTATGATTTCGAGAGTCCAAATATCAATGTACCCTCCATGTCCTTTGTTGAAGATGTCACCATAGGTGAAGGAGAGTCCATCCCTCCTGATACCCAGTTTACAAAAACATGGAGGATACAAAACACAG GGACAGAGGCGTGGCCCCCAGGGGTTTGTCTGAAGTATGTCGGGGGAGACCAATTTGGCCACGTAAACATGGTGATGGTCAGGTCCCTGGAGCCCCAGGAGATTGCAGACGTCAGCGTTCAGAtgtgcagccccagcacagcaggaatGTATCAGGGACAGTGGCGAATGTGCACCGCCACAGGACTCTATTACGGAG ATGTCATCTGGGTGATCCTCAGCGTGGAAGTTGGAGGACTTCTAGGTGTAACACAGCAGCTGTCATCCTTTGAAACAGAGTTCAACACGCAACCACATCGCAAGGTAGAAGGAAACTTTAACCCGTTCGCCTCTCCACAGAAGAACAGGCAACCAGATGAAAACAACCTAAAAGACCCTGGGGGTTCCGAGCTAGGCACAATCAGCAAAAACACATGGGGGCCTGCTCCTGACCAAATCGAACAAGATCAGAATGGACTGTCACAAAACTCTGTAAATCTCTCCCCCAGCAGTCACTCGAACAACTTGTCGGTAGTGACATACAGTAAG